One window of the Cryptomeria japonica chromosome 7, Sugi_1.0, whole genome shotgun sequence genome contains the following:
- the LOC131028372 gene encoding protein LIM1, with product MVMSMATVRITLLILAIILACSSFGYGLNHCSTVIADLSYCLPISKDYSPIPYDSCCAIFMDAAQSCLCTALDIVVQLPTKCGLPMINCF from the exons ATGGTTATGTCAATGGCCACCGTAAGAATTACATTGTTAATTTTAGCAATTATACTGGCCTGTTCTAGTTTCGGATATGGGCTAAACCATTGTAGCACTGTAATCGCGGATCTTAGCTATTGCCTGCCAATATCAAAAGATTATTCACCCATACCATATGACAGCTGTTGTGCTATTTTTATGGATGCTGCGCAGTCCTGCCTGTGCACTGCCCTTGATATCGTTGTACAGTTGCCTACAAAATGCGGTCTTCCAATGATCAACT GTTTCTGA